A window of the Cucurbita pepo subsp. pepo cultivar mu-cu-16 chromosome LG01, ASM280686v2, whole genome shotgun sequence genome harbors these coding sequences:
- the LOC111791616 gene encoding vesicle transport v-SNARE 12-like: protein MSEVFEGYERQYCELSANVSRKYNSFSASDSEQKQQWLSEIKVSLDEADVLIRKMDLEARSLQPGVKAMLLAKLREYKADLGKLKKELKRFTSPNANQAAREELLESGMADTHLASADQRERLTMSIERINQSGERITESRRTMLETEELGVSILQDLHQQRETLLHSHKRLYGVDDAIDKSKKVLVTMSRRISRNKWIVGSVIGVLVLVIILIIYLKL from the exons ATGAGTGAGGTTTTCGAAGGGTACGAGCGCCAGTATTGTGAACTCTCCGCGAATGTTTCTCGGAAATACAACTCTTTCTCCGCCTCCGATTCAG AGCAGAAACAGCAATGGCTTTCGGAAATCAAAGTTAGTTTAGATGAGGCCGATGTTTTG ATCCGGAAAATGGACCTTGAGGCCAGAAGTTTGCAGCCAGGGGTAAAGGCTATGCTACTTGCTAAGCTACGGGAGTACAAAGCTGATCTTGGGAAACTGAAAAAGGAACTGAAGAGGTTTACATCACCAAACGCTAATCAAGCTGCCCGTGAAGAGCTGTTGGAGTCTGGAATGGCGGATACACATCTG GCATCAGCTGATCAAAGGGAGAGGCTGACAATGTCCATAGAGAGAATAAATCAGTCTGGTGAAAGAATCACAGAGAGTAGAAGAACCATGCTGGAGACCGAGGAGCTCGGTGTCTCAATTCTCCAGGATTTACATCAACAGCGTGAAACTCTCCTTCACTCCCATAAGAGA CTTTACGGGGTAGATGATGCCATTGATAAGAGTAAAAAGGTTCTGGTCACGATGTCTCGAAGAATCAGTCGAAACAAATGGATTGTCGGGTCAGTAATCGGAGTTCTAGTACTCGTTATAATCCTTATAATATATCTTAAGCTTTAA
- the LOC111792496 gene encoding ribulose bisphosphate carboxylase/oxygenase activase 2, chloroplastic-like, with the protein MAASAASVGVINHAPLSLNGSSSATSVPSSVFFGSSLKKVVNSRIASPKASPGSFKVVASDAPADEDLDKQTSKDRWRGLAYDISDDQQDITRGKGMVDTLFQAPMQSGTHNAIMSSYEYLSTGLKTYEGLDNLLDGFYIAPAFMDKLVVHITKNFMSLPNIKVPLILGIWGGKGQGKSFQCELVFAKMGITPIMMSAGELESGNAGEPAKLIRQRYREAADIIKKGKMSCLFINDLDAGAGRLGGTTQYTVNNQMVNATLMNIADNPTNVQLPGMYNKEDNPRVPIIVTGNDFSTLYAPLIRDGRMEKFYWAPTREDRIGVCKGIFRTDNVPDEDVVKLVDTFPGQSIDFFGALRARVYDDEVRKWIIGVGVDTVGKKLVNSKDPPPKFEQPKMTVEKLLEYGNMLVQEQENVKRVQLADKYLNEAALGNANEDAINRGAF; encoded by the exons ATGGCTGCCTCCGCTGCCTCCGTCGGAGTCATCAACCATGCACCC CTAAGCTTGAATGGCTCTAGCTCGGCGACTTCAGTTCCGAGCTCAGTGTTCTTCGGAAGCAGCTTGAAGAAAGTGGTGAATTCGAGAATTGCCAGCCCAAAGGCCTCGCCAGGCAGCTTCAAGGTGGTGGCATCGGACGCCCCCGCCGACGAAGATCTCGACAAGCAGACATCGAAAGACAGGTGGAGAGGGCTTGCCTATGACATATCCGATGACCAACAAGATATCACAAGAGGAAAGGGAATGGTTGACACCCTTTTCCAAGCTCCCATGCAAAGTGGAACCCATAATGCTATTATGAGCTCTTACGAGTATCTTAGTACTGGACTTAAAAC ATACGAGGGATTGGACAATTTATTGGATGGCTTCTACATTGCTCCCGCTTTCATGGACAAGTTGGTCGTGCACATCACCAAGAACTTTATGTCCCTTCCCAacatcaag GTTCCTCTCATTTTGGGTATTTGGGGAGGCAAAGGACAAGGAAAATCCTTCCAATGTGAGCTTGTTTTTGCCAAGATGGGTATCAC CCCAATCATGATGAGTGCCGGAGAATTGGAAAGTGGCAACGCCGGAGAGCCGGCGAAGTTGATCCGTCAAAGGTACCGTGAGGCGGCTGACATTatcaagaaaggaaaaatgtcCTGTCTCTTCATCAACGATCTCGACGCCGGTGCTGGTCGTCTTGGTGGCACCACGCAGTACACCGTCAACAACCAGATGGTTAACGCTACCCTCATGAACATCGCTGATAACCCAACAAACGTCCAGCTTCctggtatgtacaacaaggaGGACAACCCTCGTGTTCCGATCATCGTCACTGGTAATGATTTCTCAACCCTTTATGCTCCCCTCATCCGTGATGGTCGTATGGAGAAATTCTACTGGGCTCCCACTAGGGAGGATCGTATTGGTGTTTGCAAAGGTATCTTTAGGACAGACAATGTCCCTGATGAGGACGTCGTCAAGCTGGTCGACACTTTCCCCGGCCAATCTATTG ACTTCTTCGGTGCACTGAGGGCAAGAGTATACGACGACGAAGTAAGGAAGTGGATCATCGGAGTTGGAGTCGACACGGTGGGGAAGAAGTTGGTGAACTCGAAAGACCCACCACCGAAGTTCGAGCAGCCAAAGATGACAGTGGAGAAGCTGTTGGAGTATGGTAACATGCTGGTGCAAGAGCAAGAGAATGTGAAGAGGGTGCAATTGGCTGACAAGTACTTGAATGAAGCTGCTCTTGGCAATGCCAATGAAGATGCCATTAACAGAGGAGCTTTTTAA
- the LOC111791371 gene encoding AT-hook motif nuclear-localized protein 15-like — protein MASRWWAENIPTTTDSSTTNPYSTPLKQSLEAADEENNSGSYERAEPGTGSTTRRPRGRPPGSKNKMKPPVVVTKESPDALRSHVLEIGSGSDIVESISNFAQRRQRGVSVLSGNGVVANVTLRHPAAPGNVITLQGRFDILSLSGAFLPSPAPPGATGLTVYLAGGQGQVVGGIVVGALIATGPVIVIAATFTNATYERLPLEDEEAAAGDKSGNSQNNSTSQSMGDQQQQQPSMGNYNMTSNLVPNGQVSSHDVFWSPPRAPPPF, from the coding sequence atggCAAGTCGATGGTGGGCTGAAAATATACCCACCACCACAGATAGCAGCACCACCAACCCTTATTCGACTCCATTAAAGCAAAGCTTAGAAGCTGCGGATGAAGAAAACAACTCCGGCAGCTATGAGAGAGCTGAACCAGGCACCGGCTCCACCACGCGCCGCCCACGTGGTCGGCCGCCGGGATCCAAAAACAAGATGAAGCCTCCGGTGGTAGTCACCAAGGAGAGCCCCGATGCTCTCCGGAGCCACGTTTTAGAAATCGGCAGCGGCAGCGACATCGTCGAAAGCATCTCGAACTTCGCTCAACGTCGCCAGCGAGGGGTTTCTGTCCTCAGTGGAAATGGGGTTGTCGCCAATGTCACTCTAAGGCATCCGGCCGCCCCTGGCAACGTTATTACTCTACAGGGACGGTTTGATATATTGTCGCTCTCCGGTGCCTTTTTGCCTTCCCCTGCTCCACCAGGGGCTACCGGACTAACAGTCTACTTGGCTGGCGGGCAGGGGCAGGTAGTTGGTGGCATTGTCGTCGGTGCTCTCATCGCAACCGGTCCGGTTATTGTCATCGCTGCTACCTTCACCAATGCCACATACGAGCGGCTACCGCTTGAGGATGAGGAGGCAGCTGCCGGAGACAAGTCCGGAAATAGCCAAAACAATTCAACTTCTCAGAGCATGGGGGatcagcaacagcagcagcctTCAATGGGAAATTACAATATGACTTCAAATTTGGTGCCAAATGGTCAGGTTTCTTCTCATGATGTGTTTTGGAGTCCTCCTCGAGCCCCACCTCCATTCTAA
- the LOC111791875 gene encoding ARF guanine-nucleotide exchange factor GNOM-like, protein MGRLKLQTGINSIEEEPEECDVTYTNKTALACMINSEIGAVLAVMRRNVRWGGRYMSGDDQLEHSLIQSLKSLRKQIYSWQHPWHTINPAVYLQPFLDVIRSDETGAPITGVALSSVYKILTLDMIDQNTVNAGDAVHLIVDAVTCCRFEITDPASEEMVLMKILQVLLACMKSKASIMLSNQHVCTIVNTCFRIVHQAASKGELLQRIARHTVYELVRCIFSHLSEVNTTERALVNGNSSSKQEAGRGANDDYVLGSRLLENGNLGHEFDGQSSSNNFDSNSPSGLMATGMEENLLEDGSVKDTVPFDFHLMKEPYGVPCMVEIFRFLCSLLNLVEHMELGARSNTMAFDEDVPLFALGLINSAIELGGPSFRHHPRLLSLIQDELFRNLMQFGLSTSSLILSMVCSIVLNLYHHLRTELKLQLEAFFSCVILRLAQSRYGASYQQQEVAMEVLVDFCRQKTFMVEMYANLDCDITCSNVFEDLANLLSKSAFPVNCPLSSMHILALDGLIAVIQGMAERIGNGTGLENTPVNLEEYTPFWLVKCENYSDPNQWVPFVRRKKYIKRRLMIGADHFNRDPKKGLEFLQGTHLLPDKLDPKSVACFFRYTAGLDKNLVGDFLGNHDEFCVQVLHEFAWTFDFQDMNLDTALRLFLETFRLPGESQKIQRVLEAFSERYYEQSPQILVNKDAALLLSYSLIMLNTDQHNVQVKKKMTEEDFIRNSRHINGGNDLPRDFLSELYHSICKNEIRTTPEQGNGFPEMNPSRWIDLMHKSKKSSPFIVSDSKAYLDRDMFAIMSGPTIAAISVVFDHAEHEEVYQTCIDGFLAVAKISACHHLEDVLDDLVVSLCKFTTLLNPSSVEEPVLAFGDDTKARMATMTVFTIANRYGDFIRTGWRNILDCILRLHKLGLLPARVASDAADESELSADTGHGKPLTSSLSAAHIQSIGTPKRSSGLMGRFSQLLSLDTEEPRSQPTEQQLAAHQRTLQTIQKCNIDSIFTESKFLQAESLLQLAQALIWAAGRPQKGNSSPEDEDTAVFCLELLIAITLNNRDRIVLLWPGVYDHISNIVQSTVMPCALVEKAVFGLLRICQRLLPYKENLADELLRSLQLVLKLDARVADAYCEQITQEVSRLVKANASHIRSPSGWRTITSLLSITARHPEASEAGFDALLFIVSDGAHLLPANYTLCIDASRQFAESRVGQAERSLRALDLMAGSVDCLARWAREGKEAAREEEAIKMSQDIGDMWLRLVQGLRKVCLDQREEVRNQALLSLQKCLTGVDEVYLPHGLWLQCFDLVIFTMLDDLLEIAQGHSQKDYRNMEGTLILAMKLLSKVFLLLLQDLSQLTTFCKLWLGVLSRMEKYAKAKVRGKRSEKLQELVPELLKNTLLVMKTKGVXKTKGVLVQRSALGGDSLWELTWLHVNNISPSLQSEVFPDQDSDRLVGQGEKGGQTSSESNSSSTEKVAPDSVGTGG, encoded by the exons ATGGGGCGCTTGAAGCTGCAAACTGGAATCAATTCCATTGAGGAAGAACCAGAGGAGTGTGATGTCACATATACGAATAAAACTGCTTTAGCATGCATGATTAATTCAGAAATTGGTGCTGTATTGGCAGTAATGAGAAGAAATGTTAGATGGGGAGGTCGTTATATGTCAGGTGATGATCAATTGGAACACTCTTTAATTCAATCACTGAAGTCATTAAGAAAGCAGATATATTCATGGCAACATCCATGGCATACAATCAACCCAGCTGTGTATCTTCAACCATTTTTAGATGTAATTCGATCAGATGAAACTGGGGCACCTATTACTGGGGTTGCTTTATCTTCTGTGTACAAGATTTTAACTCTTGACATGATTGATCAAAACACTGTTAATGCTGGAGATGCCGTTCACTTGATAGTTGATGCTGTTACCTGCTGTAGATTTGAGATAACAGATCCTGCATCAGAAGAAATGGTCCTGATGAAAATACTTCAGGTTCTTCTTGCTTGTATGAAAAGTAAGGCATCCATTATGTTGAGCAATCAGCATGTCTGCACCATTGTTAATACTTGTTTCCGCATAGTGCATCAGGCAGCCTCAAAGGGTGAGCTATTGCAACGGATAGCTCGCCACACAGTTTATGAGCTTGTTAGGTGTATCTTTTCACATCTTTCAGAAGTCAATACCACAGAACGTGCATTGGTCAATGGCAATAGTTCCAGCAAACAGGAG GCTGGTAGGGGGGCTAATGATGACTATGTGCTAGGAAGTAGACTGTTGGAGAATGGCAACCTGGGCCATGAATTTGATGGTCAATCGTCATCCAACAATTTCGATTCCAATTCTCCGTCAGGTTTGATGGCAACTGGGATGGAAGAAAATTTACTTGAGGATGGTAGTGTGAAGGATACGGTTCCATTTGACTTTCATCTTATGAAGGAACCTTATGGGGTCCCCTGCATGGTGGAAATTTTTCGATTTCTCTGTTCATTGTTAAATCTAGTCGAGCATATGGAGTTGGGTGCTAGATCAAATACCATGGCTTTTGATGAAGATGTTCCTCTTTTTGCCTTGGGATTGATAAATTCAGCAATAGAGTTGGGTGGCCCTTCCTTCCGCCATCACCCTAGGTTATTGAGTTTAATCCAAGATGAATTATTTCGAAACCTTATGCAATTTGGTCTGTCAACAAGCTCGCTGATCCTTTCAATGGTTTGTAGCATTGTTCTCAATCTATATCACCATCTGCGAACTGAGCTGAAGTTGCAGCTTGAGGCTTTCTTTTCATGTGTGATTTTGAGGCTTGCTCAAAGCAGGTATGGGGCTTCATACCAGCAGCAGGAGGTTGCCATGGAGGTTCTTGTTGATTTCTGCAGGCAGAAAACATTTATGGTCGAGATGTATGCAAACTTAGATTGTGACATAACTTGCAGTAATGTCTTTGAAGATCTTGCTAATCTTCTGTCCAAGAGTGCTTTTCCAGTTAATTGTCCTTTGTCCTCAATGCATATCCTTGCGTTGGATGGTCTTATTGCCGTTATTCAGGGAATGGCTGAGAGGATAGGTAATGGAACTGGCCTAGAAAATACTCCTGTGAACCTTGAGGAATATACTCCTTTCTGGCTGGTAAAGTGTGAAAATTACAGCGATCCTAATCAATGGGTTCCATTTGTGAGAAGGAAAAAGTACATCAAGAGACGTTTGATGATTGGAGCTGATCACTTTAACCGTGATCCCAAGAAAGGACTCGAATTCCTTCAAGGAACCCATCTCTTGCCTGATAAACTTGATCCGAAAAGTGTAGCCTGCTTTTTTAGGTACACTGCTGGTCTGGATAAAAATCTGGTTGGGGACTTCCTTGGAAATCATGATGAGTTTTGTGTCCAGGTTCTTCATGAATTTGCTTGGACTTTTGATTTTCAGGACATGAATTTGGATACTGCTTTGCGGCTGTTTTTGGAAACTTTCCGACTCCCTGGAGAGTCACAGAAGATACAAAGGGTGCTTGAGGCATTCTCGGAGAGATATTATGAACAGTCACCTCAAATTCTTGTGAATAAGGATGCTGCTCTTCTACTCTCATATTCACTTATAATGCTCAATACGGATCAGCACAATGTTCAagtgaaaaagaagatgaCGGAAGAAGATTTCATTCGGAACAGCAGGCACATAAATGGAGGCAATGATCTTCCGAGAGATTTCCTCTCTGAGTTGTATCACTCAATCTGTAAGAATGAGATTCGTACAACTCCAGAGCAAGGCAATGGTTTTCCGGAAATGAACCCTAGCCGATGGATAGACCTGATGCATAAATCCAAGAAATCCTCTCCATTCATTGTGTCTGATTCTAAAGCCTACCTTGATCGTGATATGTTTGCTATAATGTCAGGGCCAACAATTGCTGCTATATCTGTGGTATTTGATCATGCAGAACATGAAGAAGTCTATCAAACATGCATTGATGGGTTCTTAGCTGTTGCAAAGATCTCTGCATGCCATCATCTTGAAGACGTACTTGATGATCTTGTTGTGTCCCTCTGCAAGTTCACAACCCTCTTGAACCCATCATCTGTTGAGGAGCCCGTGCTGGCCTTTGGTGATGATACAAAAGCGAGGATGGCTACTATGACAGTGTTCACCATTGCCAACAG gtatGGTGACTTCATTCGTACAGGTTGGAGAAACATCCTTGATTGCATCTTACGGTTGCACAAGCTTGGTCTTTTACCAGCTCGTGTGGCCAGTGATGCAGCTGATGAATCAGAACTTTCTGCTGACACTGGGCATGGAAAGCCTCTTACGAGTTCTTTATCAGCTGCTCATATACAGTCAATTGGAACTCCCAAGAGATCTTCTGGATTGATGGGCCGGTTCAGTCAGCTCTTATCTCTTGACACTGAGGAGCCAAGATCACAGCCTACCGAACAACAACTTGCAGCTCATCAGCGCACCCTTCAGACTATTCAAAAGTGCAATATTGACAGCATTTTCACAGAGAGCAAGTTTCTTCAGGCTGAATCTCTATTACAGCTGGCACAAGCACTCATATGGGCTGCAGGACGACCCCAGAAAGGAAACAGTTCTCCTGAGGATGAAGATACAGCAGTCTTCTGTCTGGAATTGTTGATTGCCATTACCCTGAATAACCGAGATAGAATTGTGCTTTTGTGGCCTGGTGTTTATGATCATATATCTAATATTGTGCAGTCAACTGTCATGCCCTGCGCCCTGGTGGAGAAAGCTGTTTTTGGACTTCTCCGGATTTGCCAGCGGTTACTTCCTTATAAAGAGAACCTTGCCGATGAACTTTTGAGATCTCTGCAACTTGTCTTGAAGCTAGATGCTCGGGTTGCTGATGCTTACTGTGAGCAAATTACACAGGAAGTCAGTCGTCTAGTGAAAGCAAATGCTTCTCATATTAGATCCCCATCTGGATGGCGAACAATAACATCCTTACTCTCCATAACAGCTCGCCATCCAGAGGCTTCTGAGGCAGGATTTGATGCTCTACTATTTATTGTATCCGATGGTGCTCACTTGTTACCGGCAAATTATACCCTCTGCATTGATGCTTCTCGGCAATTTGCTGAGTCTCGTGTTGGACAGGCTGAACGCTCTTTGCGAGCATTGGATCTTATGGCTGGATCTGTTGATTGTTTAGCACGGTGGGCTAGGGAGGGTAAGGAAGCTGCAAGGGAGGAGGAAGCCATTAAGATGTCGCAAGATATTGGAGACATGTGGCTGAGGCTTGTGCAAGGGTTGAGAAAAGTTTGCTTGGATCAGAGAGAGGAGGTTAGAAACCAGGCTCTACTGTCATTGCAAAAGTGCTTGACAGGTGTTGACGAAGTTTACCTTCCACATGGTCTGTGGTTACAGTGTTTTGATCTTGTGATCTTCACAATGCTTGACGATTTATTGGAAATTGCACAAGGACACTCTCAGAAAGATTACAGAAACATGGAGGGGACGTTGATCCTTGCCATGAAACTCTTGTCCAAAGTGTTTCTACTGTTACTCCAGGATCTTTCTCAGTTAACAACCTTCTGCAAGCTATGGCTTGGCGTTCTCAGCCGAATGGAAAAGTATGCAAAAGCTAAAGTTAGAGGGAAAAGAAGTGAGAAGCTTCAGGAGCTAGTGCCTGAACTCCTCAAGAATACCCTGCTTGTTATGAAAACTAAGGGGGTGCNGAAAACTAAGGGAGTGTTAGTTCAGAGGAGTGCGCTAGGTGGAGATAGCTTGTGGGAACTCACATGGCTGCATGTAAATAACATTTCTCCCTCGTTGCAATCAGAAGTTTTCCCCGATCAAGATTCCGACCGCTTAGTTGGTCAGGGTGAAAAAGGTGGCCAAACTTCCAGTGAATCAAACTCTTCTTCAACTGAAAAGGTAGCGCCTGACAGTGTCGGAACTGGAGGGTAG
- the LOC111802154 gene encoding zinc finger protein 10-like, with amino-acid sequence MAETHHLWRQILNYSNTFKPSPSWEEKAFAEDTAAAVWPPRSYSCNFCMRQFRSAQALGGHMNVHRRDRARLQNNPNRSFLIKPTPTLDLQTHPFCPKNNRSDSGSCLKRAKVCVSEEQLDLELKL; translated from the coding sequence ATGGCAGAAACTCATCATCTATGGAGACAAATCCTCAACTACTCCAACACCTTCAAACCGTCGCCATCCTGGGAGGAGAAGGCCTTCGCCGAGgacaccgccgccgccgtctgGCCGCCGAGGTCCTACTCCTGCAACTTCTGTATGAGACAATTCCGGTCAGCTCAGGCCCTCGGTGGCCACATGAACGTGCATCGAAGAGACCGTGCTCGTCTCCAAAACAATCCCAACCGTTCATTTCTCATCAAACCAACTCCCACCCTCGATCTTCAAACTCACCCTTTTTGTCCCAAAAACAACAGATCAGATTCTGGGTCGTGTCTCAAACGAGCCAAAGTTTGTGTCTCTGAAGAGCAGCTTGACCTTGAGCTCAAGCTATAG
- the LOC111802204 gene encoding LOB domain-containing protein 33-like, with protein MTGLTSSSSSSSSSSCGACKFLRRKCSNHCVFAPFFTYDEATSHFAAVHKVFGASNVSKLLLHLPMHIRSHAAITVAYEALERMRDPTYGCVAHIFALQQEIVSLQEEIDMLGSQIANFTADMDNVAVVENPCIELQVSKQLNDLVMNTNDYQNELLSQLPTFDEVETNDAQMISPLFCIGEEEGFFGCNPNNAMENSAFDVSVDENFAYLW; from the exons ATGACAGGGCttacctcttcttcttcttcttcttcttcttcttcttgcggTGCCTGCAAGTTTCTTAGACGAAAATGTAGTAATCACTGTGTTTTTGCTCCTTTCTTCACCTATGATGAAGCTACTTCCCACTTTGCTGCTGTTCATAAAGTGTTTGGTGCTAGTAATGTCTCCAAGCTTCTCTTGCACCTCCCCATGCACATCCGAAGCCACGCTGCGATTACTGTTGCTTATGAAGCTCTCGAGCGCATGCGAGATCCTACTTATGGTTGTGTTGCACATATCTTCGCGTTGCAACAAGAG ATCGTGAGTTTGCAAGAAGAGATAGATATGTTAGGGAGCCAAATTGCCAACTTCACTGCCGATATGGACAACGTTGCAGTGGTCGAGAATCCATGTATAGAGCTTCAAGTCTCGAAACAGTTGAATGATTTGGTGATGAACACAAATGATTATCAAAACGAGTTGCTCTCTCAACTACCGACTTTTGATGAAGTCGAAACTAATGATGCTCAAATGATATCTCCATTGTTTTGTATcggggaagaagaagggttTTTCGGGTGCAACCCAAATAACGCTATGGAGAATTCAGCCTTTGATGTATCCGTTGATGAAAACTTTGCTTATCTATGGTAG